From the Vulpes lagopus strain Blue_001 chromosome 19, ASM1834538v1, whole genome shotgun sequence genome, the window aaataaaataaaaatacataaataaaactattccTGGGGTAcccgggtgactcagtaggttaagccttagactcttgatttcagaacatatcatgatcttagggtcatgagttccagccccacctcaggcttgcactgggcatggagcctgcttaagattctctctgtctctctccctttactCCCCCCACAATTCCCTCACCCTGCTCTCAAGGTACATGAGCTCTcactccctaaaaaaaaaagaaaaagaaaaaaaaagaaatattaaaactattcCTAATCAAACCATTTAAAACCTTTGGAAACCTTTGGGAATGTTAGTTGGAAAGACATTTGCATATATTCTCCAGATGTAGAAAGGATATCCAATGCGTGTGACTGTCCTTCCTGAAAATGCTGGCCCTGAAAATCCTCACCTGTGGAGGCAATCAGGAGAGCTGAAAACCAGCAGGGGTTCTGACGACACACTCAGAAAGTAGCTGTGAGGAGGGACAGCAGGCCCCAAAATCTGACCATGGTGTCAGATGTCTAAGAATCCAAAGCAAGTAGCCAAGAATAAATACAGCCGGGCAGGTGacatgatttgtgaatatttttttaataagactgtcattagcagtgattctcaaagagggaaatatcagaatgaaaggggatggggggatgtagctttaaaaaaaaaaaaaaaaacatcatatttTTGTGATCATAAAGCCAATTACCAAAAGGAAAATGCTAGAAAATCTTGGTTGATGAATATTTGTAGAAGAAATATTGATTCTCATGCATCCTAAAAAGAGGAGATAAATTTTTATGCGATTATTAAAGAGAAGTAGCTTATAAAAACTGGAATTTGTAATTTGCTTTCATGAGCCAATTGAGATAGGGTAGGGAATAGCAGACACCCTGGGAAGGCAAGAGGCTATCAGAGGGCGATGTGGCCAGTCATAAGGATGTAAGTACAAGGGACCTACAATGGACTGAATGTTCATGTCCCtgccaaattcatatgctgaaatcccATGCCTCAATGTGATGCTATtagaaggtggggcctttgggaggtaattaggtcatgaaagTGAAGCCCTCATGAGTGGGATCAGTTCCTCTATAAAACAGcccagaggggcgcctgggtggctcaggtggttaagcatctgccttcggctcaggtcatgatctgggatcaagccccgcatcagctccctgctcagaggggagtctgcttctccctctccctctgcccatccccccaccaccttgttcatgcttgctctgtcactctctcaaataaataaataaaatctttttaaaaggagggaGGAGCCCGAGAGCTCCCTTGACCCTTTCCACTACATGAAGATTCAACAGGAAAAGTGCCCCCCGCCACGGGACAAGTATCTTCACTAGAagccaaccatgctggcaccctaaTCTTAGACgaccagcctccagaaccgtgagaagtacatttctgttttttatatacCACCCCGTCTATGATACTTTGTTACTGCAGCCCAGAATCCTGTCTGTTTGACCCAACCGTATCTTCAGCAACTAAATCAGTGCTTAGCACACAGAAGAGACTCAATTAATGCTCACTGACTGAATACattcatgaatataaaaattaagaccAGAAATCAAGTCCCTTTTTCCCGTCAATTCTCTAACAGATCCTAAAACTAATCTTACAGAAGTAAATTTAACATGTTAGCAAAACCATTAGCTGCCTCTCCtaacactcattttctcttcctccttaaaattttcagcctcccttgcagctacaCTCTGACCAGTGAGATGGAAGGGGAAGTGTTAGAAGGTCCTTGTGGGAAATCTTCATAAAATAAGGGAGGTgcaccttctccttccttcttgctgCTGCTTGAAATGCAGATATAATGGGCTGGAGATCAAGCAGCAGTATGGACCATGGGCTATGGACACTAAGGATGACAAATGTCAAAGAAAATGATGCAAGAAACCCAGGTCCCTGATGGCCATACTCCTCCACCGTACCTCCCCCACCAATCACCTTGCCTTCAGACTTcttttacatgaaaaagaaataagcttcTGTATTTTACACACTAGTGGTCTTTGGGATTTTTTCTACTACAGACAGAGAAAGCTGATTGTAACCCTGGGCAACATGGGCATGAACACAAAGCTGCCGCTCTAGGAAGTGTCCAGATCTACAACATAGCAGCAATGACCCAGCGTCAGCCCTAAGTGTTACCTAGACCCAGCTTCCCAGGCGCCCCCCCTTCTGGGCCTCGAATCAGGTCCCTGTAAGTCCTGGGACAGTGTTTGCGGCACAAATTGTCCACCAGTGTGTTGCTTCCTCTGACCAcagtccttccttccttgttcATGTAGTTCCACAGATGCAGAGCATAGGAGTCATTGAAGCTAAGATCCATGTCCCAGACTTCATAGTAGCGCCTCCACTCTGGGTAGGAGATGGGGTAAAATCTTTGGGGGTGTAGGAAGGACAAGTTCAAACACCTGAGGTCACTCACCTCCTGGAAGTCTCTGAGTTTGCACCACAGTCTCAACATCCGGGTCATCAAATTGGGACCCTGGTTGCCCCAGATTTCTGAATTGTAGTGTTCAACAAAGTTTTCCATGCACTCCCACaggaaggggtggtgggggaggaacCCGAACACCCCATTACTAGAGTACCGAGAAGACTGTGCAGCCAGAAAGTTCTCCTCAGGGATGGGCCTGATGGAGATGACATCCGTGTCCATGTAGATGCCGCCGTACTTCCAGATGATGGCCAGGCGGGACGCATCCGAGCTGACGTGAAGCCAGTTGCTCTCCGCACTGGCGTTGATCTGCGGGAACATGAACAAATCAGCCACAGTAGCAGGGGAAAGGGAGGGTGTCGCAATGAGAAGCCAGCCCAGGGTAGCTGAGCAGAAGGAAGCAAGCCAGCTTCTCAAAGATAACTGGACAAAAGACGAATTTTGCAAATTTACCAAACTTACCTCCACCTCCAAATTTGCCTTTAAGTGGAAAGTTTACAGCAATCAGTAACAACGGGAAGATTTTAGCAGCTCTTAaattttgtgcatttgtttttttaaaaaactgaagcattagaatgataaagaagaaatcCAGCAAGGATTTCACAATAAACCCTTTGAGGCATTTTCAGCAGGGGGTACATTAACCACAAATATGAAACTGTGAAGGAAGAATGTTTTAAACCCTAAAAATGCTgaaaactaataaagaaaaaaataaactaggaaaCTATCTAACAGACCAATATGTATGCTCTTTAAGAAATTGGTAGAAGAGGGTCGCCTAgttggctcagcgattgagcatctgcctttggctcaggttgtgatccccgggtcctgggatcgagtcccacatcaggctctctgcatggagcctgcttcaccctctgcctgtgtgcctgtgtctctgtctctctctgtgtctctcatgagtaaataaataaaatctttttaaaaaagaaagaagaagaagaatcttaAAAGGGCATGCATGTAttccttcattaattcattcttttaataatatTCATTGAGGGACAACTTTCTATGTGCCAAGCTTTGTTACAGTTGCTAAGGAGATAGAAGTAAAcagacagacaaaaatccctACTGGGTggagatagacaataaacaaatcaatacatAATATGTTGGGTGTTCACAAGGACTGTGAAGGATAAAAACCTGGATAAGGAGGCAGGGTGGAGCCCTATCTTATCTTGGCTTCCAGTAGAAACCTGAATAAAGTTAGTGAGTGAACCATACCAATATCTCAGAGAAGAGGGTTCTAGGTAGAAGACAGCAAGTGCAAGGGCCCCAGGGTAGGAGCACACTCATTGTGTACAGGAACGGAAAAGAGGCAGTGTGGCCAAAGCAGAGTAGTGAAGGAGAGGGATAGGAGATGAGAGCAGAGAGggatgggtggggaggaagggcggGTCACACAGGCTGCGGTAAAGACGGAAATTACTTGGAAGGTTTGGAAGAAGGGAGTGACCTGACTTAGTCTTAAAAGGTTCATACTGGCTGCTATGTGGACAACAGGGGTGGGGCTTGGGAGGTGGCAAGGGCTGAAGAACAAAGGCAAGTTAGGAAGGCTGTGGAAGTGGTCAGCTTCTGAGCACACAGTAAAGATGAAGCTGGTCAGATAGATTGGACTGGAGTTGGAGATAGAAGTCAAGGATGACTGCAAATGCTGAAACATGAGCAAAACAGAAAATGActctaaaagcaataaaaattaatcattataAATGGCAACATTCCAAATGGAATGCTAAAATTTTGaattgagaaaacaaaatggatttttttttttttaagtaggctccatgcccagtgtgga encodes:
- the A4GNT gene encoding alpha-1,4-N-acetylglucosaminyltransferase, which translates into the protein MLKELHLFLLVVLLLVCAFFYQLSLKSSCFFCLPPQQLEQDPGALLGNGHGIVFIETSERMEPTPLVSCAVESAAKIYPRQPVAFFMKGLCNTTQLPSNSTYPGFSLLSAIDNVFLFPLDMKRLFEDTPLLSWYTRINASAESNWLHVSSDASRLAIIWKYGGIYMDTDVISIRPIPEENFLAAQSSRYSSNGVFGFLPHHPFLWECMENFVEHYNSEIWGNQGPNLMTRMLRLWCKLRDFQEVSDLRCLNLSFLHPQRFYPISYPEWRRYYEVWDMDLSFNDSYALHLWNYMNKEGRTVVRGSNTLVDNLCRKHCPRTYRDLIRGPEGGAPGKLGLGNT